One segment of Nostoc piscinale CENA21 DNA contains the following:
- the devC gene encoding ABC transporter permease DevC translates to MIINISLAWLQLARQKARFLVASTGIAFIAVLMFVQVGFQDALYTSATQLHNNLKGDLFIISTQYQSLTFNQSFPRRYLYQILGCEGIESVSPLYMQFAKLKNLINGIKFPIYVLGFEPERAILKLPIIQQNQSLLQLPKIVLFDSKSRSQFGPITQEFEQGKTVIIEIFNYTSSIGYKVKVGGLFSLGPSFGVDGNLIVSTSTFFQIFQGRSAKNVDIGLINLKPNANTQKVLAILSAQLPKDVIVLTRQDFINLEKNYWTNRAPIGFVFQLMVIMVFVVGVVVVYQILYSNIASHLAEYATLKAMGFKNKYLLIMVFQQALILAFFGYIPGFAISIGLYDVAGDFTNLPISMSLDKAGIVLFFVILMCLASGLISTKKLRNVDPADFF, encoded by the coding sequence ATGATTATTAATATATCTCTCGCTTGGCTACAGTTAGCTCGACAAAAAGCTCGTTTTTTAGTGGCTTCGACCGGAATTGCTTTTATTGCAGTACTGATGTTTGTCCAAGTTGGATTTCAAGATGCTTTATACACTAGTGCTACGCAGTTACATAATAATCTCAAAGGAGATTTATTTATAATCAGTACTCAATATCAATCATTGACATTTAATCAAAGTTTTCCTCGCCGGTATTTATATCAGATATTAGGATGTGAGGGTATAGAATCAGTTAGCCCATTATATATGCAGTTTGCCAAGCTAAAAAATTTAATAAATGGTATCAAGTTTCCTATATATGTACTTGGATTTGAGCCAGAAAGAGCAATTTTAAAATTACCAATTATTCAACAAAATCAAAGCCTACTACAATTACCTAAGATAGTTTTATTTGACAGCAAATCTCGCTCACAATTTGGCCCAATTACTCAAGAGTTTGAACAAGGGAAAACTGTTATTATTGAAATATTTAACTATACTTCATCAATTGGGTATAAGGTAAAAGTTGGTGGATTATTTAGCTTGGGGCCATCTTTTGGCGTTGATGGAAATTTAATTGTTAGTACCTCTACTTTTTTCCAAATATTCCAAGGTCGTTCAGCAAAAAATGTAGATATTGGCTTAATTAACCTTAAACCAAATGCTAACACCCAGAAAGTTTTGGCTATTTTATCTGCCCAATTACCTAAAGATGTCATAGTATTGACACGCCAAGATTTTATTAATTTGGAAAAAAACTATTGGACGAACAGAGCGCCCATTGGATTTGTATTTCAATTGATGGTGATTATGGTCTTTGTTGTTGGTGTAGTAGTCGTCTATCAAATTCTTTATAGTAATATCGCTAGTCATTTAGCTGAATATGCAACTCTCAAAGCAATGGGTTTTAAAAATAAATACCTGCTAATTATGGTTTTTCAACAAGCTTTAATATTAGCTTTTTTTGGTTATATACCTGGTTTTGCTATATCTATAGGTTTGTATGATGTAGCTGGAGATTTTACTAACTTACCAATTAGTATGAGCTTAGACAAAGCAGGCATAGTATTATTTTTTGTAATTTTAATGTGTTTAGCATCTGGTTTAATCTCTACAAAGAAACTGCGAAATGTTGACCCGGCAGATTTTTTCTAA
- a CDS encoding LOG family protein, with protein sequence MTSSASFDTLESLQADIVDLIDRLPTLKNRQYIQQTLATIIRLADSDIDRLDWKILSAALADMERGFELFYNYRHVRKVTIFGSARLSPETPEYKMALEFGRAVTQLGFMVMTGGGGGIMQAGHEGAGRENSFGLNIQLPFEQQANPIIEGDPKLINFKYFFTRKLFLLKESDAVALFPGGFGTQDEAFECMTLSQTGKFGPVPLVLIDHPGGDYWRSWSDYIDQQLVQKGLVSPEDPSLYTVTDNLEVACNAITRFYKVYHSSRYVSNQLVIRLSCDLSDTEVEQLNAEFSDILVKGKIEKSQALPQEAQDETADLPRLILHFNQRDLGRLYQMIATINQMGSPSQEEIAHPERK encoded by the coding sequence ATGACCTCATCTGCGTCGTTCGACACATTAGAGTCTCTGCAAGCCGATATTGTTGACTTAATCGATCGCCTACCGACGTTAAAAAATCGGCAATATATCCAACAGACGCTTGCTACTATCATCCGTCTAGCCGATAGTGACATTGATCGTCTGGATTGGAAGATATTATCGGCTGCTTTAGCGGATATGGAGCGAGGCTTCGAGTTATTTTACAATTACCGACATGTACGTAAAGTAACTATATTTGGTTCTGCCCGTCTATCTCCAGAAACGCCAGAATACAAAATGGCGTTAGAATTTGGTCGCGCTGTGACTCAACTGGGTTTTATGGTAATGACAGGCGGCGGCGGTGGGATTATGCAAGCAGGTCATGAAGGCGCTGGGCGAGAAAATTCTTTTGGCTTAAATATTCAGTTACCGTTTGAACAGCAAGCAAATCCAATTATTGAAGGTGATCCAAAGTTAATTAACTTTAAGTATTTTTTCACCCGCAAGCTGTTCCTCCTCAAAGAAAGTGATGCAGTGGCGCTATTTCCTGGCGGATTCGGCACTCAAGATGAAGCTTTTGAGTGTATGACCTTAAGCCAAACGGGTAAATTTGGCCCTGTACCTTTAGTATTAATTGACCATCCCGGTGGTGATTATTGGCGGTCTTGGAGTGATTATATTGATCAACAACTGGTGCAGAAAGGTCTTGTCAGTCCAGAAGACCCTAGTTTATACACTGTGACCGATAACCTGGAAGTAGCTTGCAACGCCATTACACGTTTTTACAAGGTTTATCACTCCAGTCGTTACGTTAGTAATCAGTTGGTGATTCGTTTAAGTTGCGATTTGTCAGATACGGAAGTCGAACAACTGAATGCTGAATTCAGTGACATTCTAGTCAAAGGCAAAATTGAAAAAAGTCAAGCATTACCCCAAGAAGCTCAAGATGAAACTGCTGATTTACCTCGGTTAATTCTGCACTTCAATCAACGGGATTTAGGGCGTTTATATCAGATGATTGCCACAATTAACCAAATGGGTAGTCCTTCCCAAGAGGAAATAGCACATCCTGAAAGGAAGTAG
- a CDS encoding DevA family ABC transporter ATP-binding protein, which produces MVNFIVDIKNLSHYFDKKILKNQVLFDINLNIQHGEIVTMTGPSGSGKTTLLTLIGGLRSVQKGSLKFLNQELSGASNDQLVQVRRHIGYIFQSHNLLNFLTARQNVQMSLELDNNIPKWEACKKAEAMLHAVKLGNRINCYPSELSGGQKQRVAIARALVSHPKLVLADEPTAALDSKSGRDIVNLMQLLAKEQNCAILMVTHDHRILDISERIIHIDDGRIVKQL; this is translated from the coding sequence ATGGTAAACTTTATTGTTGACATTAAAAATTTAAGTCATTATTTTGACAAAAAAATATTAAAAAACCAAGTTTTGTTTGATATTAACTTGAATATTCAGCATGGAGAAATTGTAACTATGACTGGGCCTTCTGGTTCAGGAAAAACAACTTTATTGACTTTGATAGGTGGGTTACGTTCTGTTCAAAAGGGGAGCCTAAAATTTCTCAATCAAGAACTCTCTGGTGCTAGTAATGACCAATTAGTACAAGTGCGTCGTCATATAGGCTATATTTTCCAATCTCATAATTTACTGAATTTCTTAACAGCTCGACAAAATGTGCAAATGTCACTTGAATTAGACAATAATATTCCTAAATGGGAAGCTTGTAAAAAAGCAGAAGCAATGCTGCATGCTGTTAAATTAGGGAATCGAATTAATTGCTATCCATCTGAACTTTCTGGTGGTCAAAAGCAACGAGTAGCGATTGCCCGTGCTTTAGTAAGTCATCCTAAATTAGTTTTAGCTGATGAACCTACCGCAGCATTAGATAGTAAATCAGGTCGAGATATTGTTAACCTGATGCAACTATTAGCTAAGGAACAAAATTGTGCTATTTTAATGGTTACTCATGACCATAGAATTTTAGATATTTCTGAGCGAATAATACACATAGACGATGGTCGAATAGTTAAACAACTTTAG